The Gloeomargarita lithophora Alchichica-D10 genomic sequence CCTTGGAGAACTGGACGTTTTTGATGACTCTTGTAAAGCCGTTCAATTTTTAGCACAGGGCATGGGATAAAAGGTTAGATATGGGCGCAATTTTAGCATCTTTAGGCATGATCATAACTGGCAACCGCATTGACTAATCATCGGGGAACTGCCAACAGGGAATAGTTTGAATTTGCCTGGATTGACAGCGGGGACAAGCAACATTAGTTTGCGAATCTATCCATTCGTAGTGACACCGAGGGCAAGCGCAATAAAGATTGTGCCGATTGAGTTGGGTCAGGGTTTGGTGCCAGAGGGCGTGTTCTTGTTGAGTAAGTTTGTCTGGGGAAAATTTATCCATTAGTTAATTCTCACAAAATTGAGCGGACGACCCACCCTAATCTGCCATATCTGGCAATTCTATATGACACAATAGGGCAATAACCCTAAAGCACCCCATTTCCTATGACTGTCGCCCTCGATGCCCGTGACCTGTTTCAACAAGCCTACGAAAACCGCTACACCTGGGATGGTCAATTTCCGGGCTATACGGCTCAAGTGTCCTGGCAAAGTGGGGAGCAAGCCCTAACCGCCCAAGTCCAAATCAACCGGGATTTAACAGTGACGATTGATGGCTGGGCGGCAGACCACCCCCAGTACAAGGAATTGCTGGGGCTGATGCGGGATGTGGTGACGCACCGGCAGAGGCGGGATTTTATTGCGGCGCATGGGCAGAATGAATTTACCGCCGGGGAACCTCTACCGGATGGTGCCGTGCCAATTCAGGTCAAAGGGGATGCCATGGGTTCCCACTACCAGGTGCGCGGGCCGGTGATTACCCAGGTCAGTCGGGTGATGGGGGGCAGTGCCTTTACCATTGACACCCTCTCGGTGGAGCAAACGGCGCAGGGTTATTTCCCGCTGCATTACCAGGTGCAATTTGCCAACGCCACTACGGGAGAACCCCAGCAGGTGGTGGATATTCGGGAGCGGTATGCGCTGGTGGGTGGGTATTACCTTCTGCAGGAACGTCAGCAAACGGTTACCAAAGATGGGGTCACAACAGAGGCGGTAGTTGCCTTTGTTGAGCTAAAACTGCTGGCTTAATTCCATGCCCTACCCGGCATATCCCCCCGGTGCCGGGGATTGGGAACTGTCCAACTATAACTACCACCTCCCCCAGGAACTGATTGCCCAAACCGCAATGGTGCCCAGGGATCACGCCCGTCTGTTGGTGGTTGATCCTGATTGCCACCAGCATCATCGGTTTGATGAATTACCGGCATTACTACGACCGGGGGATTTGTTAGTATTAAATAATACTAAAGTATTGCCTGCTCGTTTAATTGGCACCCGTCCCGGCGGGGGAATTACCGAATTTTTGCTGTTGGAACCGGGGGAGGATGGCGGTTGGCGGGCGTTGGTACGACCAGGGCGCCGGGTGGGGGCGGGGACGGTGGTGCGGTTTCCGGCGGGAGAAGAAACGCAATTGCTGGGGGTGGTGCAGGTACGGGATGAAACTACTGGCGGGCGTTGGGTGCAGTTCCAAACCCCTGATGGTATGGCTATTGACCAGATAAGACTATTACAAATACTGGACAAAATTGGGGAATTGCCCCTACCCCCCTATATTCAAAAATTTCAAGGTGACCCAGGCCAATACCAAACCGTGTATGCCCAGGCGTTGGGTGCGGTAGCGGCGCCAACGGCGGGTTTACATTTTACCGATGATTTACTAAAAAAATTGCAAAATAAAGGCATTGCCCAGGCGATGGTCACGCTCCATGTGGGGTTGGGAACCTTCCGCCCGGTGAATACCCCAGATGTGCGTCAGCATGAGTTGCACAGCGAATGGATAGAAGTTTCCCCGGCGACGGTGGCTCAGATTCACCAAACCCAGCAGCGGGGCGGGCGGGTGATTGGAGTGGGCACGACGGTGGCGCGGGCGTTGGAGGCGGCGGCGCAGGGGGGGGAATTGCAGGCCACCACGGGTAAAATTAATTTGTATATTTACCCCGGCTACACCTGGCGGGTGATTGATGGGTTGATCACTAATTTTCATTTGCCCCAATCCAGCTTGCTCCTGTTGGTCAGTGCGTTGATTGGCCGCGAACGGTTGCTTTATTTGTATGAACAGGCTATCCAGGAACGCTATCGGTTTTATTCCCTGGGGGATGCGATGTTGATCCTCCCGGATGGGGATTTTCGCTGAATATGGCAAACTAGGGTAAACGCTCCCCGGAACAGTGATGGCAACGGTGGCTTTCTCCCCAACTCAAGTTTGGAAATCCCTGCGCTTTTGGGTACAGCGGGTGCCGGTTTTGGATCGGTATCTGTGGCAACTTTTTTTGCCGCCGTTTTTGTTTGGCATGGGGGCGTTTGGTTCAATTGGTTTGTCCGTGGGGGCGTTGTTTGAAACCGTGCGGCGGGTGGTGGAATCGGGTCTGCCCCTGACGATTGCCTTCCAGGTTTTAGTCCTGAAAAGTCCCTACTTCATTGGCTTGGCCTTTCCGATGGCGACCCTGCTGGCGATGCTCCTCACCTACGGTCGGCTGGGTACGAATAGCGAATTGGTGGCTCTGCGGGCTTGTGGGGTGCGGGCGCGGCGGTGGGTGATTCCGGCTATTATTTTTAGTTTGATCACCACGGGGTTGACGTTTGTGTTTAATGAGGCGGTGGTGCCGGTCAGCAATTATCAGGCGACTATGATTGTGCGGCGGGCGTTGGATAAAGACCGTCCCCGGGTGGAGCGGCGCAATATCACCTATCAAGAATTTGACCAGGAAACGGGAAAACAACTCCAACGATTATTTTATGCCAGCCGTTTTGATGGTCGTTTTATGCGGGGTTTAACCGTGCTGGATTTTTCCCAGGAAGGACTGCAACAAATTTTGAGTGCGGAAGCGGGTTTTTGGAACGCCGAACGCAAAACTTGGGAATTTCAAAATGGCACCATTTATCTGGTCGCCACCGATGGCAGTTATCGTAATATTATTCAATTTGCTAAACAGGAAATCACCTTACCGCGGGCACCTTTGGATTTAGCGACCCAACGGCGTACCCCGGAGGAAATGAGTATTCTGGAGGCGCAGGATTATCTGCAAATTCTCCAGCGCAGTGGCAACCTAACTAAAATTCGCGAGTGGCAGGTTCGGATTCAACAGAAAATTTCCATTCCTTTTATTTGCCTGGTTTTAGGGTTGGTGGGGACGGCCTTGGGCAGTTTACCGCACCGCAGTTCGGGGGGGTGGGCGTTTGGGCTGAGCGTGGTAATTATTTTTGTCTATTACCTGCTGATGTTTACTGGGGATGCCCTGAGTCAGGCCGGGTTGTTGGCTCCCGTGGTGGGGGCGTGGTTCCCGAATGTGTTGGGGATTGCCACCGGCATTTATCTTCTGCGCCAAGCGGATCGTTAAATCGTAGCTAAAGGGTCGGTAATGCTGGCAGACGGGGCGGTAAAACTGCCGGTCAAAACAAATTCTAAACGCAATTTCAAGAAGGTAGCAAAATCCGGGTTGGTGGTAATGACCGCCGCCGCCGGTTGGGGACATTGGGCTTTAATTTCGGCAAATTCCGGGGCTTCTAAAAACGCCGGACGGGACACCAGAAAAAAATCAATGGCTTTGCCCTGTTCCTGATAATAACGGGTGCGTTCCTGGAGAACTTCGGCGAGGGGTTCAACGGCGGTGAGAAATTTCTCGCTGGCTAGGACATAGTAATAATTCATGGGGCGATGGGCGATGGGGTCATGGAAAATGTTACCGGATCGGGTAGCGCATTGGCCTCAGTCGCATTGGCTTGTAATAACTCTAAAACTTCTAGGGCATGGCGCAGGGCTTCGGCATAGGTATCGCCGTGGGTGTGGCAGGTGTCACCCCATTCGGGTAAAGAGGCAATGTAACAATGGTCTGCTTCTGACCATTGAATGAGAATACTGTAATGTGGTTCCATTGTTTAATCTCCTAGTTTTTTTTCTTAATTCTTGGATAATTCGATTGACATCTTTTTCTTGATATGGCTTTGCATCAGTTCCGTCATGGCCGGAAAGAATAATCTTTTGGCTCAAAAGCGGGTGAGACCATTTAGTATGGCTACCTTTGCCGCCTTCGCACAAGAATCCAAATTTCAGAAGCATAGACTTTAACTCTCTAATTTTCTTGGGCACAAATTATATCTTTAAGTGAATCTTTCCGTATTTTACAGCAAAGTTCCATTTTTTTACCCTCTCACTTTAGGATACCTCTACTTATTCGCAACTATAGCAATATGACACGAGTTACGAACGGAAATTCCGCAGAACCAAGGGCGGGGGATGCCCCCCTGCGACCGCTGTTCTAAATTCAAATAAGATTGCTATAACTTGTGAACAGATATTCAGAAGAACCAGGGACGGGGGATGCCCCCCTGCGACCGCTGTTCTAAATTCAAATAAGATTGCTATAACTTGTGAACAGATATTCAGAAGAACCAGGGACGGGGGGTGCCCCCCTGCGACTGCTTTTCTAAATTCAAATAAGATTGCTATAACTTGTGAACAGATATTCAGAAGAACCAGGGACGGGGGGTGCCCCCCTGCGACCGCTGTTCTAAATTCAAATAAGATTGCTATAACTTGTGAACAGATATTCCGCAGAACCANNNNNNNNNNNNNNNNNNNNNNNNNNNNNNNNNNNNNNNNNNNNNNNNNNNNNNNNNNNNNNNNNNNNNNNNNNNNNNNNNNNNNNNNNNNNNNNNNNNNNNNNNNNNNNNNNNNNNNNNNNNNNNNNNNNNNNNNNNNNNNNNNNNNNNNNNNNNNNNNNNNNNNNNNNNNNNNNNNNNNNNNNNNNNNNNNNNNNNNNNNNNNNNNNNNNNNNNNNNNNNNNNNNNNNNNNNNNNNNNNNNNNNNNNNNNNNNNNNNNNNNNNNNNNNNNNNNNNNNNNNNNNNNNNNNNNNNNNNNNNNNNNNNNNNNNNNNNNNNNNNNNNNNNNNNNNNNNNNNNNNNNNNNNNNNNNGGGACGGGGGCGGTGCCCCTGCGACCGCTGTTCTCATAGCGTTAGCGATAGCGTGCCGTAGGCATTAGCGTGGCGTAGCCATATTCAAATAAGATTGCTATAACTTGTGAACAGATATTCAGAAGAACCAGGGACGGGGGGTGCCCCCCTGCGACTGCTTTTCTAAATTCAAATAAGATTGCTATAACTTGTGAACAGATATTCAGAAGAACCAATTACGGGGGCGGTGCCCCTGCGACCGCTGTTCTCATAGCGTTAGCGATAGCGTGCCGTAGGCATTAGCGTGGCGTAGCCATACCCAATTAGGATTGCTATATTCAGAAGAACCAAATACGGGAGACCCCCCCCCTGCGACCCTGATTATGTCAATCATGGCGGGATTAACCACACCATTACTTATGGGAATTATTGCGGTTTTTCCTTGCGATACTTCAGATCATCCTGTAACCATAAAATTGTTTGGTTATACCTCTCCTTTCATCGCTCGTTTCATGTCCCGCACCGCCTGGGTTAGTCCCACCAATACCGCCCGGCTGATAATGCTATGGCCGATATTTAACTCTTCCATGCCAGAAATACAGGCCACCGGATAAACATTCTGATAGGTCAAACCATGCCCCGCATTCACCCGCAGACCTAATTCTTGGGCAAGTTTTGCGC encodes the following:
- a CDS encoding DUF3386 domain-containing protein; its protein translation is MTVALDARDLFQQAYENRYTWDGQFPGYTAQVSWQSGEQALTAQVQINRDLTVTIDGWAADHPQYKELLGLMRDVVTHRQRRDFIAAHGQNEFTAGEPLPDGAVPIQVKGDAMGSHYQVRGPVITQVSRVMGGSAFTIDTLSVEQTAQGYFPLHYQVQFANATTGEPQQVVDIRERYALVGGYYLLQERQQTVTKDGVTTEAVVAFVELKLLA
- a CDS encoding MgPME-cyclase complex family protein, with product MNYYYVLASEKFLTAVEPLAEVLQERTRYYQEQGKAIDFFLVSRPAFLEAPEFAEIKAQCPQPAAAVITTNPDFATFLKLRLEFVLTGSFTAPSASITDPLATI
- a CDS encoding type II toxin-antitoxin system HicA family toxin; translated protein: MLLKFGFLCEGGKGSHTKWSHPLLSQKIILSGHDGTDAKPYQEKDVNRIIQELRKKTRRLNNGTTLQYSHSMVRSRPLLHCLFTRMG
- a CDS encoding type II toxin-antitoxin system HicB family antitoxin — encoded protein: MEPHYSILIQWSEADHCYIASLPEWGDTCHTHGDTYAEALRHALEVLELLQANATEANALPDPVTFSMTPSPIAP
- a CDS encoding LptF/LptG family permease; the encoded protein is MATVAFSPTQVWKSLRFWVQRVPVLDRYLWQLFLPPFLFGMGAFGSIGLSVGALFETVRRVVESGLPLTIAFQVLVLKSPYFIGLAFPMATLLAMLLTYGRLGTNSELVALRACGVRARRWVIPAIIFSLITTGLTFVFNEAVVPVSNYQATMIVRRALDKDRPRVERRNITYQEFDQETGKQLQRLFYASRFDGRFMRGLTVLDFSQEGLQQILSAEAGFWNAERKTWEFQNGTIYLVATDGSYRNIIQFAKQEITLPRAPLDLATQRRTPEEMSILEAQDYLQILQRSGNLTKIREWQVRIQQKISIPFICLVLGLVGTALGSLPHRSSGGWAFGLSVVIIFVYYLLMFTGDALSQAGLLAPVVGAWFPNVLGIATGIYLLRQADR
- the queA gene encoding tRNA preQ1(34) S-adenosylmethionine ribosyltransferase-isomerase QueA; translated protein: MPYPAYPPGAGDWELSNYNYHLPQELIAQTAMVPRDHARLLVVDPDCHQHHRFDELPALLRPGDLLVLNNTKVLPARLIGTRPGGGITEFLLLEPGEDGGWRALVRPGRRVGAGTVVRFPAGEETQLLGVVQVRDETTGGRWVQFQTPDGMAIDQIRLLQILDKIGELPLPPYIQKFQGDPGQYQTVYAQALGAVAAPTAGLHFTDDLLKKLQNKGIAQAMVTLHVGLGTFRPVNTPDVRQHELHSEWIEVSPATVAQIHQTQQRGGRVIGVGTTVARALEAAAQGGELQATTGKINLYIYPGYTWRVIDGLITNFHLPQSSLLLLVSALIGRERLLYLYEQAIQERYRFYSLGDAMLILPDGDFR